The nucleotide sequence TCAACAGATTCGGTTTCGCTCTGTCCGTAATGCCGGTTGATGGCGGCCTGAATCGCTTCAATCGGAGCCATGACCACGTCAATATCACGATTAATAATGAATCGCAGTTTATCGAGTACTTCGTATTTCATCGGGTCATGCAGTGCAATCTGCAGCGAATCCCCATCCATTCCCACGGGAATCACGGTATTTTCCCGCGCCATGGATTCTGGAACCAGTTCGATTACCGACTGGGGAATTTCAAGCCCTTCCAGTTCGACAAACTCATATCCATACATGGACGCCTGGGCCTGCGCAATGACTTCGGCCCCTACATATCCCAGCTTGACAAGTGCTTCTCCGGGGGAAATTCCCATAGAGCCGGCCAGACTCGAGGCTTCATCCAGCTGCGCCGGACCGAGAAACCCATCATCTACTAACTGTTGCATCCAATCATCGGCCATTCAATTTCTCCACGGAATAGAATCAGTTTTAAACTGCGAGGAATCTGTTTTTCCCATATCAAACAGTGGGAATCAAGACTCCGGTCAAATCTGGTTTATGAAAATTATATTAACTCCAGCTTGTATTCTACCATTCAGCAGATCCAATTACTGCAGAAACCGTTCGTCATACCCGCATCAACGGAGTTGACTGCTTTCTGATTTTCCAATGCGTCATTGGGGAAATAAGACGTTAGACATGTCGAGCGAGAATTGTTTATAGCCCCCGGTGCTGCAAGAGCGACTTCCCTGGAACACGTTGTGAATCGAGTTGACGGGAAAACTCTATAACCAGCCAGAACAGGCTATTTTAATTTTGAAGTAGACATCAAAGAGTGTCAAGGATGTAAATCACGATACTGCTAATACTTGAGAGAGTTTTCTGCAGACGGAGTCGTTTCGAACAGTGTGAACTGAACAGTTTTCAGAAGCGGTCACAGTGGACTTTGATTTAAAAAGATGCAGCCAGATCCTGCATCGCTGAGATCGTTGTGTCAATTTGCTCCACTGTTGTAAAAGGCCCGGGACTGAAGCGGAGCGTTCCTCCGGCTGCTTTTGAACCGATACAGGCATGAATACGGGGTGCACAGTGTAGACCTGCCCGAATCTGAATCCCGAAATTCTCATCCAGAATGGAAGCCAGCACCTGTGGTTCAGCGGTTTCACTGATCAGGCTGACCACCCCCACCCGGTTTTCGACGACCTGGGGTCCAGTCAGTTGGAAACTGTTGAGTTGCTGAAAACCGTCCAGCAGCTGTGCGGTTAATTGTTGCTCGTGCTTTCGAAGTGTTGAGACTCCCTGCTTGAGTACGTATTCAATAGAAGCTCGCAATCCGATCAACCCCGGAGCGTTGTGATTCCCTGATTCCAGTTTTTCAGGTAAAGTGACCGGTTGTGTTTCATCTTCGCTGCGAGTGCCGGTCCCCCCCTGCCGCAGGCTCTCGACCTGGTCAGCCAGCTCTGCACGCAGATAAACCAGTCCCGTCCCCAGCGGGCCCAGCAACCCTTTATGACCGGGACATGCCAGGAAATCGACGGGCATGCTGGACACATCCAGAGGCAAATGGCCGGCTGTCTGCGCGGCATCGACCAGAAAGAGCACATCCGCCTGGCGTGCGATTTCTCCAACTTCATTCACGGGTTGAATGGTCCCCGTTACATTCGAAGCATGATTGAGAATCACCAGTCGCGTGTTTTTTTGGAGGGCATCCCGAAATGCCGTCGGTTCGACCAGTCCGGTCTGATCTGCGGGAATGATTGTGATCTTCAGTCCCCAGCGGTTTTTCAATGTCTGTAGAGGCCGGAGTACTGAATTGTGTTCCACATCGGAAGTGATGACATGATCCCCGGGCTTCAACACGCCGTGAATAATCGTATTCAGGCTGTCTGTACCGTTGAAGGTAAAGGCGATCTCTTCAGGACGTGCTGCCCCCAGCAATTTTGCTGCTTGCTTCCGACATTGATCGATGGAAGACTGCAGTTCGATTGATTTCCGATAGGCTCCACGACCGACGGGAGCCCCTATATTTCGATTGTAATCATCCATCGCAGCATAGACGGAATCTGGCTTGGGGAAGCTGGTAGCTGCGTTATCCAGGTAAATCAACGGCTGCTCACTCATGTTTCAAACTCAATCCACTTTCAGATTTCATCCGCCGATGGAATACATCGGGCGATCGGGTTGAATGAATCGTGCTGTGTTGATTTCATGCCCTTCTTTTTTCGCGGTAATGCTGCTGCGTACCGCCGCGATGATTTCTTCGTCGGGAGCGTTGTTGTGGAACAGCTCACGGATGTTGGTTTCCTCCAGGCTGAACAGACAGTTGCGCAACTTCCCGTCGGCGGTTAACCGAAATCGATTACAGCTCATGCAGAATGGGGCGCTGATTGAGGAGATGAACCCGATCCGTCCCACGCCATCCTCGAAGACAAAATTGGAAGCAGGTGCACTTTTATCAGGCTGTTCCTCCGGTACCAGAGGCATAATCCCCTGTGAAAGAATCTCCTGAATTTCATGGGCGAACAGGACTTTCTCGCGTTCCCACTGATTATCCGCATCCAGAGGCATGAATTCGATAAAGCGAATTTCGGCCCCTGTTTCACGGGCCAGCTTTCCGAAAGGGACGATCTCTTCTTCCGTCAGATTGCGGATGGACACCGCATTGATTTTCACAGGATCAAAGCCGGCGTCATGAGCAGACTGTATGCCGGCCAGTACTTTATCGTAATCGTCGCGGCGTGTGATCTGTTTAAACTTGGCGGCGTTCAGCGCGTCCAGGCTGATATTGATCCGTCGCAAGCCGGCATCGTAGAGCTGCTGTGCCTGCTGGGGCAGCAGGATCCCATTGGTGGTAATGCCGATATCCTTAATTCCGGGAATGTCGGCAATCATTTTCACCAGTTCGGGAATATTTTTTCGAACCAGGGGCTCTCCGCCGGTCAGACGAATTTTGTCGACCCCCAGCGGTACCACCAGGCGAATGAAGCGGACGATTTCCTCAAACGACATAATCTTACTGCGATGAACGAACTGCACATCTTCGGAAGGCATACAATAAAAACAGCGAATATTGCAGCGGTCTGTGACGCTGATGCGCAGGTTGTTATGCACACGTCCAAATGTATCAATCAATTGAGTCAGTTTTTCCATCAGTGCCTCTTACGATCAAGGCGGGAAGGACGGCCTGCTGTCCCCCGCCGGTTCTCTACACCTATTATAGTCAGTCTCAAACCGGAAACTGTTTTATTTTGCCTTGATTTCCGGATGCTCCCATTCGGTTGTGCCATCGGACCAGTTTTCCTTTTTCCAGATGGGTACAATCTCTTTGAGCCGGTCAATCAGAAAACGTCCTGCTTCGAAGGCTTCACTGCGATGTGCGGAACTGACGGCGATGGCCACACTGATTTCTCCCAGCGTCAGATGCCCGACACGATGTTCAATGGCGATCCCGTGGACGTCCCACTGGTCGCGTGCTTCGTCGATCAACTGCTGCATCATCTGGTCAGCCATTTCCGGGTAGGCCTCATAGTCTAATGCGACAGTCTGTTTACCTGCGGTCATTTCACGTACGGTTCCCATAAACAGGACAACGGCTCCACATTCATTGGAACGCACCTGCTCAGTGATGGCAGCGTAGTCGATGGGTTGATCTGTTATGGAAATGGAGTCTGTTTTCATGATCGATAACCAAAATACCAGTTAATACGTTTCAATTCAGCCACCACTGACCGGTGGGAAGCAGGCGACTTCCTGTGAAGCCGACAGCAACTGGTCTTCACCTGCGTAGGCATTGTCGACGGCGATCAGAAGCTGCCCGCTTAATGGCTGTAACTGAGGAACCTGTTCGGCGATGGCCTGTCGCAGGCAGGCGACCGTTGTGCCTTCCCCCACCTCAACCGAGATCAAATCGCTGTTTGCCAATTCGCGGGCCCGGGCAAATAACCTGACCTGAATCTGCTGGACTGTCATGACACTACCAGTTTTTTCTTTTGCGGCTGCAATGCCCGTCCCAGTTCAGGCATCAGTCCGTAAGAGAGTGCCAGTAGTTTGAGAGGGTGGATGGTAGGAATCCGGCTTTCCTGTTCCATCTGCATTTTGCAACTGCTGCATTCAGTCACACCCGCATGAACGTTTGTTATTTTCATGTGATCGATCAGCTCCCGACCGATCTGTTTGGAGGTTTCAAAGGTGTCGCGGGCGAGCCCGTAGGTCCCGGCCATGCCCGAACAGCCTTTTTCAATTGTATTCACCCTCAGCTCAGGAATCAAAGCGAGAAGCGAATTTAAAGCCGAACGGGACGATAAAGCCTTGATATGACAGGGCGTATGATAGTCCAGCTCCAGATCCAGTGGTCCAAAATCAGTCCTGAAACGGTTTGCTTCGTGCAACTGCCAGAGAAATGCTCCCGCTTCGCTGACCTGTTCGGAAATCACCTGGCTGTCTTCCCCGGGCACCAGCATCGGGTACTCCTGCTTCAGACAGATGGCTGCTGCTGGTTCAGTACAGATAATCTGATGCCCTTCTTTGGCAAATTCCGCGAGAATTTTGATGTTCTCTTGCGCAAAGCTGCGCGCCGCGATCAAATCGCCGGCGGACACCATCGCCATTCCGGAAGCCAGCTGCTGCGGAGGGACATACACGGGAATCTGATTGTGCTGCAGGACCGCCAGCATTGCATGTGCCAGTTCCGGATCGTGATAGTTGGCATAATAGTCGACAAAAAAGATGACCAGATTCGGATCACTGCCGGGTCGAGGTCGTTTCAGATATTTCTTGGGGACCGATCTCAGGAATGACCGCCGCGAAAAGAAAGGGAGCTTGCGGTCCCGGTGAATGCCCATCATTTTTTCCATGAGCCAGCGGGTGGTCGTATTATTGATCGCCCAGTTCGCCGCCATCGAAAGTGTACTGCCCAATGCCCCGAATGAATGGGCCCGTGACAAGATCCAGTCGGTATGATCAAGACCGTTCGCAGAGACATAAGCCGCTTTAGCCTCGATGGCCATCTGGGGTATGTTGACGGTTGAGGGACAATCCAGTTGGCACTGCTTACAGTTGAAACAGGTGTCTGCCAGATGTTTGGTTTCTGCTGAGGAGAGTTCATTGGGATGCAGGGCACCGGAGAGCAGTCCGCGAAAGAGATTGGCTTTGGCACGGGGAGAGGCTTCTTCGTCCGGGGCAATTCGAAAGACGGGACACATCCTGGAACCGGCATCCTGGCGTCGACAGGAACCACAGCCATTACAGCGTGACGCCTCTTCCTGCAGTTCCTGTGGTGACCAGGCGAGCTGAAGCTCGACCAGTTCGGGGAACTTTTCAGGAACCGGTCTTAAATTACGAATGGTGACATGCGGATCATCGTTGATAATTTTGCCCGGGTTCAGCAGATTATGCGGATCAAAAATATCTTTAACCTGTCGAAACACGCGATACAGATCACCATATTGAGAACGAATGAAGGCGGTGCGTGCCAGTCCGTCACCGTGCTCGCCGCTGATTGTTCCATTCAGGGCAAAGACCGTCTGGTAGAGTTCACGGGCAATGGTTTCCAGAATGGGTGCATTATGATCGGTCAGCGCCGGTAAAAAGGGACGCAGGTGAATCTGCCCGGATGCGGCATGGGCATATAAAGTTGCGGTAATCTGATGCTTCTGAAAGACTTTCTGGGCTTTTTGGGAGAACTCGTACAGGCATTCGGGGGGCACTGCGATATCTTCGACAAACGGTTGAGGCCGTGATTCACCCGGAAGACGACTGAGGGAAGGGACCACTTTCTGCGGCAGTGACCAGAGGAAGTCGACTTCGTCTGATTGATGGGATTCCATGGCGACAACCACCCGGGAATTGATATTTTTCACAGCGAGAATCACATTATGCAGTCGCTGCTGGACCTGCGCATCACTGAAACCCACCTGTTCGACCAGCAATGCCGCTTCGGCTGCAGGAGAGATCAGGGAAGCAAAGCGGGGATCTGCATCGCGGGCCAGGGAGAGCAGACGCCGATCCAGAAGATCGCAGGCGGAAGGCTGTTCGTGAATAATGGTCTGCACAGCTTTAATGGCAGAGGCCAGATCCCCGAACAGCAGGAGCGCCACTCCCCGATGCGCGGGTAACGGGGAGACATGCACCAGTGCGGAAGAGAACAGAGCCAGCGTGCCTTCCGAACCAACTAGCATGCGTGCCAGATTCAAATTTTGTCGACTTTTAATCCCTTTGAGATAATAGCCGCTGCAGTTGGGAATCCCGGACCGTTGTTTCTCCTGAATTAACGCGGCATGATCATTCAGCAGCTTGGAGAGTTTACTCAAAATCGTACGTTTAGCGTGTTCGCCACGCGCTTCCGGCGTCGGCTCGCTCAGGAGTGACGTTCCGGACCCCATGGGAGAGGGCTGATTCAGAATCGACAGGCTTTCATTTCCTGCTTCGAAGCAGGTTCCATCTGCGAGGATCAATTCCAGTCGATTGATATAGTCGCGAGTTGAGCCCACGCGAATCGCCCTGGAGCCGGCGGCATCGATTGCCAGCATACTGCCCAGTGTCGTGACTTCAGTATTGGAGGGATCGGGGGGAAAATAGAGTCCCTGTGTTTTCAGATAGCGATTCAACTGTGCGTGCACAACACCTGGCTGAACATGGACCAGTTTATCATTGATCAACTCAAAGGCATTCATATAGCGTGCGCAGTCGATGACGATCCCGCTGCCGATGGCGTCACCGACCAGGCCAGTCCCTGCCCCGCGTGGAATCATCGGAATATTCATCTCCGAGGCATAGCGGGCAATCGAGATCAGATCATTTCGATCACGGGGAAAGGCAATACACAGTGGTGGAACCTGATACAGGCTGGCATCGCTGGCATAAATTGACAACGCAACGGGATCGCATCGCACATCACCTGCAATCAGACTGGAAAGATCTTCTGCAATTCGTTGCTGTTGACGGTCCAAAGTTACTGGCTCTCAGGTTGAATGATTCGCACGCACATCAAAAGTTTTTGAGGCAGGTTCTATTGTATGCGATTGAAGTCCCCGGTTTGAATACTCAATCGACCGAAACAGCCTTCGAGCAGTTGATTCGGTTGCCGCCGTGAAAGAATCCCTATAATACACGCAGTCCGTAACCTTTATTCATCCTGCCTGGTCGACACTGCTTCACCAGAAAGTCTGATACAAGTTACTTCAACATGCTTGTGCGGCTTACTTACCGAAGCCAGAAGTGTCGCGTGACTGTTTCGACAGCCATTCGCAGGCAGGTTCCGGTAAGCCTTCATGACCTCCCTGGAAAATCGTGACGCGTGCATTGCCCGATTTACGTCGGAGATGAATTTCGCGTCCATAAGTTTCATCGGTCTCCTGATCGGAGACTTGAGGATTTGTCAGTGTGCCCTGATTCCACAGCTGCTCTATTTCAGCCTCAGTCACAGGGGCTGTCTGGTTCTGTTTCGCCAGAACATTAAAGGCATTAATTGTATGCGTGAAAGGAACGGAACCGGTCTGGCCATCCGTCACACCGGCATTGAGATCAAGGGGTAATTCCGTAGCATTGTCGATCCAGAATAAAGGAGAACGATCGCGGTACTGCACATCGATCTCCTCTGAAGTACCCGGCTTGTCAGTCAACGATTTTAAAATCATGCGGGCATAATTCTGGGGCACACCATCTTTCAGGTGAAATCGATACCACTCTGCCAGATCACTGATGCCCACCCAGACGGAAGCGGCTGAGAAACGATCAGGGTGATGACCGGCCATCAGCATTGTCATGTGTCCGCCTCCCGAAGAACCGGCCAGATAAATACGTGACTGGTCTACGTTGTAGTGTTTGATGACATATTCGATGGCGTCCAGGATATCCTGTCGCGCCAGTCGGGATCCACAGGCTTCGGGCTGCTGGTTGACGCCCCGAAAATCAGGATGCAGATAAATCCAGCCACGCTGTTCTGCTTCCTGCAGCCACTTCGCATTGTTCTGCTTATAATTGCCACTCCAGGAATGCAGGAAGACAAACAGTGGTGTCGGAGTGGTTTTTGCCGAAGCGGGCGCCCAGAACATGGAAGGCTGCAAGCTGTCATCCAGACTGCTTTTGACTTTGATGAGCTTCAGCTTTGCCGGTTTCTGTTTTGCCTCAGCGACGTTTTCCGCTGCTGACAGGTTTTCCGGATTCAAAGCGCAAATCCCGGATACGAAGAGAGCGAACAATACAAGTTTTGACATGGATGCAATTTCCTCAGTTCTTTGATACGTCACGGTTTTTATTTCTCATCCTGCGATTCTGATTTCTGTTCGGCGTATTCAATTTTGCCCCAGAGATTTCCGCCGACTTTACCATGCTGCCAGGTACCGGCGTAGCGGCCTTCGAAGAACATCACGCGAGATGTGAAGGTACCCAGACCCGGAATGGTCATGTTGGTCAGAGAAATGACGGGGGTGTCGCCTGCCCAGAAAACATTCAGAGGCATCGGGACGTTAACATCATTATCGCCGTATTTAATACGGGCAGTGATCAGCCACTGATCTCCCTGCAGTTTTTTCATGGACGCAATCTCATAGCGTTCTTCGCGGGGAGGTTTGCCGTTCTGTTTTCCATCGACACTGAAATGCCCGACCAGCGTTGCCCCGCTCATCTGCTGTTCCAGTTTTTGTTCCCGCTGCGCCTGCTCAGTAGCGCCTGCGTCCTTTTCATCAGCCTGTTGCGCCTCAGCAACTGCCACAGATGTCAGCAGCAGCATACAGACAGTTAATAAACGATTCCTGAGAAAACTCATGATTTCGGCCTCTCATTTTTATTGTGAATTTTCAGAACGAAGTAAATTCGCTACGATACCTTAATCCTACACGATAACCGCTCACAGGTGAATCAACCGGTCGAACATATGACAGAATCTGATTATCAATCACAGCCTGCTGGTCCCACTGGCGCGGGAGATCCCCTGCCGGGAATTCCCCCCGATTATAGCATCCTAACCCCTGCATTTGAAAAGCTTTGCGATGTAATCGCCCGTCTGCGTTCACCGGAAGGCTGTCCGTGGGATCGGGAACAGACACTGGAGACGATCAAGCCTTATACGCTGGAAGAAACCTACGAACTGCTGGAAGCCATCGATTCAGGCAATGATGAACATATCATTGAAGAACTGGGGGATCTTCTGCTGCAGATTGTACTCGACGCTCAGATTGCCGCCGACGAAGGTCGATTTGATCTGACGCACGTCGTCGATCGACTGACTCAGAAAATGATCGAACGCCATCCGCATGTGTTCGGGGATGTTGCCGCGGAGACACCGGATGAGGTGCGTCGCAACTGGGACCAGATTAAGGAACAGGAAAAGCAGCGACGTTCGATTTTTGACGGCCTGCCTGCGGCACTACCGGCATTAGCCCGGGCGTCACGCGTGGCGGAAAAAGCTGCCAAAGTGGGATACGATTTTCCGCATCGCGACATGCTGTTTGATAAACTCCGGGAAGAAATTCAGGAACTGGCGGACGAAATTTTTCCCGACGGTCAGATTCCTCATACGCCGGCCACCGTGGAGGCGGAGATCGTTGCTGACACGGAACTCGCTGACCCGGAGCTGCGTGAACGCGTGGAAGGGGAACTGGGAGACATTCTGTTCGTCGTCGCCAATATCGCCCGCCGCTGGAAGATCAATCCCGAAGAAGCGCTTCGAAAAAGCAACAGCAAGTTTCAAGAGCGCGTGCAGAAAATTGAACAGGAACTGGAGCGGACCGGTGGTTCGATTCAGGAAGCATCCCTGCAGGAAATGGAACAGATCTACCAGGCAGTCAAGCTGCAGGAAAAACGCGATGTCTGATCGATCAGTTTCGCGGGACCCCTGTTTTAAAACGGCAAGTCAACGCCCAGCCCTTCCTCCAGGGCCAGTTCATACACTTTGACGCCCATGGCGATATCTTCGACCGCCAGGCCGACGGATTTAAACAGTGTGACCTGATCATCGGTAGCCCGGCCGGTTTCGCGTTCAGCGACAATCTCACACAGGTTATGCATCAACCGCCAGTCGGTAATGCCTTCGTCGACAGGCTGCATAAAGTCGCCTGCTTCGATTTTGCATTGTTCAATATCATCGCAGACAATCACGTCGGCCCGTTTAATGGTTGTACGGTCAATTTCCCGTCGCGAGCGATGATTGGATCCGATCACATTGAGATGCGTCCCTTCATCAAGCACACGCCCGTCAAACAGTGGGGTTTTACTGCTGGTGGCACAGATGACAATATCTTTTTCCGCCGCGGTTTCATCGGGTGAGTGTGAAGCGGTGACTTCGACATCACACAACTCGGTCATTTCTTCTGCAAACTTGCTGCAATGCTCGAAGTTGCGCGAGTAGACTGACACGAATTCAATTTTTCGGGTCAAACAGATGGCCTGCAATTGTGTGCGTGCCTGCAGACCGGTGCCAAACAGTCCAACGACTTTGGAATCGGGTCGCGCCATATATTCAGTTGCCACTCCACTGGCAGCGCCGGTGCGGAGCTGGCCGAGAAAATCTCCTTCGATCAAAGCCCGCATTTCGCCGGTCTCCTGATCGTAGATGGCAACGTGGAACTGGGCAGCATCCCTGGTGGTCGTATAGGCTTTCCAGCCGACATACCCCAGATATTCACTGGCGGCAGACATGGTATGTAACATGATTCCGGGAGCTTTGACCCGTTGTCGAGGCTCATTGTTTGCTCGACCGGCGGCCAGTTCCTTGAAGACCTTGTGTGTGATCAATATGGATTTCTCCATGTCCATCAGAGAGCGAACGTCGTCTTCGGTGATATACAGTGCCGCCATGTAAGGTTACCTTTGCAAGTGTAGCCTGTGTCCAGTTTTGCTGTCGCGTCTGCAGGATCATCCGGCCCGCCTCTAAATGATCGAGTGACGCTATGGATCATTGTGGATGCGTTCTGAAAACACTGTCCCACAATACTGATGCCGTCTGCCAAAGGCGACATCACTATCCTATTACACGCTAACGTGAAATCAGTTGATATACAATACCAGTATCAACCTGATAGTAGCCAACTGCCTCTGCGACATTCCAGGCAACCGTATTGGTTTCGTCGACATGCAGTTCGAGCTTGGTGATCAGTTCATCCTGCAGTCGACGGGCGATTTCCAGCAGTAATGACTGGCCATACCCTTTGCCGCGTTCCGCTTCGTTCACAAACACGTCGGTCAGTCCGATTACACGTTCTTCCCATTTGGGGATATAGAGATCCAGGCCAATGATGGTGGCAGAAGCGACAGCCGGCTCACCAGTTTTGGAAGCGAGTTCAAAATGCAGCGTTTCGAGTCGTCCCAGTCGGGTGAGCCACCACCAGTTGGGCGCCTGGTAATCATCGGAAATATTCAACTGCATTTTCCGACGGATTGTGACCAGGTGAAATTTGATCGGCGGTTTCTGGCCGAGCAGATCGCGCTGGTAGATGCGGGTTGAACCGATTGATTCAAAACCCAGGCTTTCGAAGAAGGGAGCCGCCAGCGGATCAGAGAGGAGAAAACCGGAAGGACGGGTGCCCCCATACAGGCCCACCAGATACGGGGATCGCTGCCCGGAAGGTCCCGCAGTAATCTCGGTCGCTCCTTTGGATTTGAGGTATTCTACTGCGCGTCGCACCAGTTCGCGACCGATTCCACGGCGACGGTAATCCGGGTGCACAATGACTGCACAGATCACGCCCTTGGTATAGTCCAGCGCAGATCCTTCCTCATTGGCTCCAAAACCGCCAAGAATAAACCCGACCCGTTCGCCATTCTCTTCTGCAACGATCAACCCTTCAGGATCGAAGTAGGGTTGTGAGAAAATCAGAACTTCGAAGGCATCGTTGCTGAGACATTCCGCGGCTCCTCTACCCAGTCCTGCAGCATGCCATAATCTCAGCAGCTGTGGTGGGTCGGTATTATGAAACGCGCGAAACTCAGTCACAAAGTTCTCTCACAAAATGTGAACGGGACTTAGAATCAGAAACTCTGATACAGGAATAGAAAGGCCCCCTTGTGAAATCCCAAGAGGGCCTGTGATTCCTTATTTTACTTTTTTGACCGCTTCAACAATCGCAGCAACAGTCAGACCGTATTTGTCCAGCAGACCCTGGGGATCTCCACTTTCTGCGAAACAGTCACCCACATTAACGTAAGCCATGGGAACCGGATTGGTCTGCGAAACTGCCATTGCGACTGCAGATCCCAATCCACCATGAGCGAGGTGTTCTTCAGCAACGACAATCGCGCCGGTTTCATGCGCGGCTTTCTGAACGGCTTCCACATCCAGTGGTTTCACGGTATGCATGTCGATGACACGTACACTGACGCCTTCTTCAGACAGTTTTGTCGCAGCATCAATCGCACCGGCGACCATCAGACCGTTGGCGATAATCGTCACATCGTCACCTTCACGAACGGTATTGGCTTTACCGATCTCGAAGGTATCTCCAGCGGAATAAATTTCAGATACTTTGGGACGTCCCAGACGCAGGTAAACAGGCCCCTCGTATTCCAGCATGGCAGCGGTTGCCGCTTTGGTGGAAACGGCGTCAGCGGTGACAATCACAACCATGCCCGGCAGACTGCAGGCCAGTGAGACATCTTCGATACCCATCTGGGAAGGACCATCTTCGCCGATAGAAATACCGGCATGGGTTCCTACCAGTTTGACGTTCATGTTGGGAAATGAAATCGACATTCTGATCTGGTCGTATGCATTACACAGTAGGAATGCAGCGAAGCTGGCAACCACCGGGATATGCCCCGTAGAAGCCAGACCGCCGGCCACACTGACCATGTTGCTTTCTGCAATTCCGACATTGAAGGCCCGTTCCGGATAGGCCTGGGCAAACACTTCTGTTCGGGTTGAGTTCCCGACATCGCCGTCTACCGTCACAACTCCCGGAAATTTATCACCCAGTTCTTTTAATGCATCACCAAACGCATCGCGGGTGGCTTGTCCGATTTTCAATCCACTCTGTTCGCCTAAATACATAATGATCAGTCTCTTTTTTTGTATGTGTTAACTTTAGATGTTATTTGATTCGATCCTCCAGCGGTGTTCAAATGCCTGGAACGGTTTCCGTTCGAGGCCACCTGCCGGCAGGGGTTCTAAGCAAGAAACGCCAGAGCTTTTTCTGCCAGTTCCGGTGAAAGCGGCTTACCGTGATAGTTCACATCGCCAGTTTCTTCCAGGACGGGAAGAATTCCATACCCT is from Gimesia maris and encodes:
- the mazG gene encoding nucleoside triphosphate pyrophosphohydrolase; this encodes MTESDYQSQPAGPTGAGDPLPGIPPDYSILTPAFEKLCDVIARLRSPEGCPWDREQTLETIKPYTLEETYELLEAIDSGNDEHIIEELGDLLLQIVLDAQIAADEGRFDLTHVVDRLTQKMIERHPHVFGDVAAETPDEVRRNWDQIKEQEKQRRSIFDGLPAALPALARASRVAEKAAKVGYDFPHRDMLFDKLREEIQELADEIFPDGQIPHTPATVEAEIVADTELADPELRERVEGELGDILFVVANIARRWKINPEEALRKSNSKFQERVQKIEQELERTGGSIQEASLQEMEQIYQAVKLQEKRDV
- a CDS encoding ornithine cyclodeaminase family protein, translated to MAALYITEDDVRSLMDMEKSILITHKVFKELAAGRANNEPRQRVKAPGIMLHTMSAASEYLGYVGWKAYTTTRDAAQFHVAIYDQETGEMRALIEGDFLGQLRTGAASGVATEYMARPDSKVVGLFGTGLQARTQLQAICLTRKIEFVSVYSRNFEHCSKFAEEMTELCDVEVTASHSPDETAAEKDIVICATSSKTPLFDGRVLDEGTHLNVIGSNHRSRREIDRTTIKRADVIVCDDIEQCKIEAGDFMQPVDEGITDWRLMHNLCEIVAERETGRATDDQVTLFKSVGLAVEDIAMGVKVYELALEEGLGVDLPF
- a CDS encoding GNAT family N-acetyltransferase — encoded protein: MTEFRAFHNTDPPQLLRLWHAAGLGRGAAECLSNDAFEVLIFSQPYFDPEGLIVAEENGERVGFILGGFGANEEGSALDYTKGVICAVIVHPDYRRRGIGRELVRRAVEYLKSKGATEITAGPSGQRSPYLVGLYGGTRPSGFLLSDPLAAPFFESLGFESIGSTRIYQRDLLGQKPPIKFHLVTIRRKMQLNISDDYQAPNWWWLTRLGRLETLHFELASKTGEPAVASATIIGLDLYIPKWEERVIGLTDVFVNEAERGKGYGQSLLLEIARRLQDELITKLELHVDETNTVAWNVAEAVGYYQVDTGIVYQLISR
- a CDS encoding transketolase family protein — translated: MYLGEQSGLKIGQATRDAFGDALKELGDKFPGVVTVDGDVGNSTRTEVFAQAYPERAFNVGIAESNMVSVAGGLASTGHIPVVASFAAFLLCNAYDQIRMSISFPNMNVKLVGTHAGISIGEDGPSQMGIEDVSLACSLPGMVVIVTADAVSTKAATAAMLEYEGPVYLRLGRPKVSEIYSAGDTFEIGKANTVREGDDVTIIANGLMVAGAIDAATKLSEEGVSVRVIDMHTVKPLDVEAVQKAAHETGAIVVAEEHLAHGGLGSAVAMAVSQTNPVPMAYVNVGDCFAESGDPQGLLDKYGLTVAAIVEAVKKVK